A genomic stretch from Salvelinus alpinus chromosome 38, SLU_Salpinus.1, whole genome shotgun sequence includes:
- the LOC139566311 gene encoding cysteine/serine-rich nuclear protein 3-like isoform X1, whose translation MSGILKRKFEEVEVDSPSPCLSLRGSDDEVSAGSDSGNSSDSVNPGPSTPVTPSSILRCEKRLRVRNVHFESVTVYYFSRRQGFTSVPTQGGSTLGMSTRHSWVQRYTLGEFAVEQERSHRDMLRDHLKEEKLNSIKLKLTNNGTVESDEAESLTLDDISEDDIDLDNTEVDEYFFLQPMTTRRRRALLRASGVRRIDVEEKHELRAIRVSREECGCDCRGLCHPATCACSLAGIKCQVNGAVVDRMSFPCGCSKEGCSNSTGRIEFNPIRVRTHFLHTIMKLELEKSREQQQQPQVTNGNGYHGELPVNVPVQRALQYPLMSDNIPVLQAPIMHLPSTSDTEQHLEEEVDEDEEDDEEEYEDEDDGSSLCSGLSDCSTDSLHTSDSEEEEEEEEEDDCESMEEGVSGPPVSHTEVVSLSSVLGYTDGTHTNTNHANPNSYYHNPSSGYYQMDNSANLNPTPKAPSEAPSLLSLPNRQGATDGPTVVSQEQPKTTSEPHTDHLSQIEGLYMHFPHTDKAPAANACSSAPQQSNTPHSGETSTLHHEQPFQTQVSVFHHESCSRGSSAEWSLAGTATKS comes from the exons ATGAGTGGGATCCTGAAGAGGAAGtttgaggaggtggaggtggatagcccctccccctgcctctctctccggGGGTCCGATGACGAGGTCTCCGCTGGCAGCGACAGCGGGAACAGCAGCGACAGCGTCAACCCAGGCCCCTCCACCCCCGTCACCC CCTCTTCTATCTTGAGGTGTGAAAAGCGCCTGCGTGTGCGCAACGTGCACTTTGAGAGTGTGACGGTGTACTACTTCAGCCGGCGCCAGGGCTTCACCAGCGTGCCCACGCAGGGTGGCAGCACCCTGGGCATGTCCACGCGCCACAGCTGGGTGCAGCGCTACACCCTGGGGGAGTTCGCCGTGGAGCAGGAGAGAAGCCACCGAGACATGCTGCGAGACCACCTCAAAGAGGAAAAACTCAACTCCATCAAACTCAAG CTGACCAATAATGGCACTGTGGAGTCGGACGAGGCCGAGTCGCTGACCCTGGACGACATCTCAGAGGACGACATCGACCTGGACAACACAGAGGTGGACGAGTACTTCTTCCTGCAGCCGATGACCACCAGGCGGCGCCGCGCTCTCCTCCGGGCGTCCGGGGTGCGACGCATCGACGTGGAGGAGAAGCACGAGCTGCGGGCCATCCGGGTGTCCCGGGAGGAGTGCGGCTGTGACTGCAGGGGGCTGTGCCACCCCGCGACCTGCGCTTGCAGCCTGGCCGGCATCAAGTGCCAGGTAAATGGAGCTGTG GTAGATCGAATGTCATTCCCGTGCGGTTGCAGCAAGGAGGGCTGCAGTAACAGCACAGGCCGCATCGAGTTCAACCCCATCCGTGTTCGCACCCACTTCCTGCACACCATCATGAAGCTGGAGCTGGAAAAGAGCCGcgagcaacaacaacaaccgcAGGTCACCAATGGCAATGGTTACCATGGAGAACTACCAGTCAACGTCCCTGTCCAGCGTGCTCTGCAGTACCCCCTGATGTCTGACAACATCCCAGTCCTGCAGGCTCCCATCATGCACCTGCCGAGCACCAGCGACACAGAGCAGCatctggaagaggaagtggacGAAGATGAGGAAGATGATGAGGAGGAGTACGAGGATGAGGACGATGGTAGTAGTTTATGTAGCGGCCTCTCGGACTGCAGCACCGACAGCCTGCACACTAGTgactctgaggaggaagaggaggaggaggaggaagatgactgTGAGTCTATGGAGGAGGGGGTGAGTGGACCCCCAGTCTCTCACACAGAggtggtttctctctcctctgtgttgggTTACACTGATgggacacacaccaacaccaaccACGCTAACCCCAACTCATACTACCACAACCCTTCATCAGGGTACTACCAGATGGACAACTCAGCCAACCTGAACCCCACACCCAAAGCCCCTAGTGAagctccctcactcctctcactccccaACAGGCAGGGGGCCACCGATGGCCCCACGGTCGTGTCACAGGAGCAGCCTAAAACCACCTCCGagccacacacagaccacctcaGCCAGATAGAGGGACTGTATATGCATTTTCCCCACACTGACAAAGCACCAGCAGCCAACGCCTGTTCCTCAGCCCCGCAGCAGAGCAACACTCCCCACAGTGGGGAGACTAGTACACTACACCATGAGCAGCCCTTTCAGACGCAGGTCAGCGTTTttcatcatgaatcttgttctagaggcagctctgcagagtggtcactagctggcacagccacaaagtcataa
- the LOC139566311 gene encoding cysteine/serine-rich nuclear protein 3-like isoform X2 — MSGILKRKFEEVEVDSPSPCLSLRGSDDEVSAGSDSGNSSDSVNPGPSTPVTPSSILRCEKRLRVRNVHFESVTVYYFSRRQGFTSVPTQGGSTLGMSTRHSWVQRYTLGEFAVEQERSHRDMLRDHLKEEKLNSIKLKLTNNGTVESDEAESLTLDDISEDDIDLDNTEVDEYFFLQPMTTRRRRALLRASGVRRIDVEEKHELRAIRVSREECGCDCRGLCHPATCACSLAGIKCQVDRMSFPCGCSKEGCSNSTGRIEFNPIRVRTHFLHTIMKLELEKSREQQQQPQVTNGNGYHGELPVNVPVQRALQYPLMSDNIPVLQAPIMHLPSTSDTEQHLEEEVDEDEEDDEEEYEDEDDGSSLCSGLSDCSTDSLHTSDSEEEEEEEEEDDCESMEEGVSGPPVSHTEVVSLSSVLGYTDGTHTNTNHANPNSYYHNPSSGYYQMDNSANLNPTPKAPSEAPSLLSLPNRQGATDGPTVVSQEQPKTTSEPHTDHLSQIEGLYMHFPHTDKAPAANACSSAPQQSNTPHSGETSTLHHEQPFQTQVSVFHHESCSRGSSAEWSLAGTATKS, encoded by the exons ATGAGTGGGATCCTGAAGAGGAAGtttgaggaggtggaggtggatagcccctccccctgcctctctctccggGGGTCCGATGACGAGGTCTCCGCTGGCAGCGACAGCGGGAACAGCAGCGACAGCGTCAACCCAGGCCCCTCCACCCCCGTCACCC CCTCTTCTATCTTGAGGTGTGAAAAGCGCCTGCGTGTGCGCAACGTGCACTTTGAGAGTGTGACGGTGTACTACTTCAGCCGGCGCCAGGGCTTCACCAGCGTGCCCACGCAGGGTGGCAGCACCCTGGGCATGTCCACGCGCCACAGCTGGGTGCAGCGCTACACCCTGGGGGAGTTCGCCGTGGAGCAGGAGAGAAGCCACCGAGACATGCTGCGAGACCACCTCAAAGAGGAAAAACTCAACTCCATCAAACTCAAG CTGACCAATAATGGCACTGTGGAGTCGGACGAGGCCGAGTCGCTGACCCTGGACGACATCTCAGAGGACGACATCGACCTGGACAACACAGAGGTGGACGAGTACTTCTTCCTGCAGCCGATGACCACCAGGCGGCGCCGCGCTCTCCTCCGGGCGTCCGGGGTGCGACGCATCGACGTGGAGGAGAAGCACGAGCTGCGGGCCATCCGGGTGTCCCGGGAGGAGTGCGGCTGTGACTGCAGGGGGCTGTGCCACCCCGCGACCTGCGCTTGCAGCCTGGCCGGCATCAAGTGCCAG GTAGATCGAATGTCATTCCCGTGCGGTTGCAGCAAGGAGGGCTGCAGTAACAGCACAGGCCGCATCGAGTTCAACCCCATCCGTGTTCGCACCCACTTCCTGCACACCATCATGAAGCTGGAGCTGGAAAAGAGCCGcgagcaacaacaacaaccgcAGGTCACCAATGGCAATGGTTACCATGGAGAACTACCAGTCAACGTCCCTGTCCAGCGTGCTCTGCAGTACCCCCTGATGTCTGACAACATCCCAGTCCTGCAGGCTCCCATCATGCACCTGCCGAGCACCAGCGACACAGAGCAGCatctggaagaggaagtggacGAAGATGAGGAAGATGATGAGGAGGAGTACGAGGATGAGGACGATGGTAGTAGTTTATGTAGCGGCCTCTCGGACTGCAGCACCGACAGCCTGCACACTAGTgactctgaggaggaagaggaggaggaggaggaagatgactgTGAGTCTATGGAGGAGGGGGTGAGTGGACCCCCAGTCTCTCACACAGAggtggtttctctctcctctgtgttgggTTACACTGATgggacacacaccaacaccaaccACGCTAACCCCAACTCATACTACCACAACCCTTCATCAGGGTACTACCAGATGGACAACTCAGCCAACCTGAACCCCACACCCAAAGCCCCTAGTGAagctccctcactcctctcactccccaACAGGCAGGGGGCCACCGATGGCCCCACGGTCGTGTCACAGGAGCAGCCTAAAACCACCTCCGagccacacacagaccacctcaGCCAGATAGAGGGACTGTATATGCATTTTCCCCACACTGACAAAGCACCAGCAGCCAACGCCTGTTCCTCAGCCCCGCAGCAGAGCAACACTCCCCACAGTGGGGAGACTAGTACACTACACCATGAGCAGCCCTTTCAGACGCAGGTCAGCGTTTttcatcatgaatcttgttctagaggcagctctgcagagtggtcactagctggcacagccacaaagtcataa